From Mucilaginibacter rubeus, a single genomic window includes:
- a CDS encoding Gfo/Idh/MocA family protein produces MKTKLKLLLTTTALILSGIGIAGAQTTPPPPVSAPAPAPSVTLPADSVNKAKKDTVPAVHKPIPTLKVGIMGLNHDHIHLILSEYRKGNVNIVGIAEPNKKLWEKFGKAYNLPDSLFFEDLKKMCTTRKPAIVLGYNEVGKHVDIVETCAPLGISVMVEKPLAATLEQAKRMEFLALKYYVKVLTNYETTWYPSFQDAYNTVKLDSVGMIRRMVVHDGHQGPREIGCSEDFLSWLTDPVLNGAGALNDFGCYGADLMTWLMKGQRPIAVTAIARHYKPNIYPKVEDDATILVEYANATGQIEASWNWPFGIKDMEIFGAKGYIHAFDKDSVELKVNNRVRGYKATPLVSPADAPVAYFTAALQNPLRNPDDRSSLKYNMIVMQILDAAKRSIKEGKRIVL; encoded by the coding sequence ATGAAAACCAAATTAAAACTACTGCTAACTACAACCGCGCTTATTTTAAGCGGCATAGGCATAGCGGGCGCACAAACAACACCTCCGCCGCCGGTTTCTGCACCCGCTCCTGCCCCATCAGTAACCCTACCTGCCGATTCTGTTAACAAAGCAAAAAAGGATACCGTACCTGCAGTTCACAAACCTATACCTACTTTAAAAGTGGGTATCATGGGTTTAAACCACGATCATATTCACCTGATATTAAGCGAGTATCGTAAAGGCAACGTGAATATTGTAGGTATTGCCGAACCTAACAAGAAGCTTTGGGAAAAATTTGGCAAAGCATATAACCTTCCCGATTCCCTGTTTTTTGAGGATCTGAAGAAAATGTGTACTACCCGCAAACCTGCCATTGTATTAGGTTACAACGAGGTTGGCAAACATGTTGATATTGTGGAAACCTGCGCACCTTTGGGTATTTCCGTTATGGTTGAAAAACCTTTGGCAGCTACCCTTGAACAGGCTAAACGCATGGAATTCCTGGCGCTTAAATATTACGTTAAGGTATTAACCAACTATGAAACTACCTGGTATCCATCGTTCCAGGATGCTTATAATACAGTTAAGCTGGATAGCGTAGGCATGATCCGCAGAATGGTAGTTCATGACGGACATCAGGGTCCTCGTGAAATTGGTTGCAGTGAAGATTTCCTGAGCTGGCTTACCGATCCTGTTCTGAATGGCGCAGGAGCACTTAACGATTTTGGCTGTTACGGTGCCGATTTAATGACCTGGTTAATGAAAGGCCAGCGTCCGATAGCTGTAACCGCTATTGCAAGGCATTACAAACCCAATATATATCCAAAGGTTGAAGATGATGCCACCATATTAGTTGAATATGCCAATGCCACCGGGCAAATAGAAGCCTCATGGAACTGGCCTTTCGGTATTAAGGATATGGAGATTTTTGGAGCTAAGGGTTATATTCATGCTTTTGATAAGGATAGCGTGGAACTAAAAGTTAATAACCGAGTGCGAGGCTATAAAGCAACACCGCTTGTTTCGCCTGCCGACGCACCTGTTGCATATTTTACTGCCGCTTTGCAAAACCCGCTCAGAAACCCTGATGACCGTTCATCATTAAAATATAATATGATAGTGATGCAGATCCTTGATGCTGCTAAACGCTCAATAAAAGAAGGTAAACGCATCGTATTATAA